From a region of the Dickeya poaceiphila genome:
- the phnE gene encoding phosphonate ABC transporter, permease protein PhnE has translation MNINSLLAVDVATMKQQYPVLFSQQRRYVWRIGLIAAAVLFYYLAFLMFFGIRIDQWLHGFGELGRYFLRMFVWHDFLNWPLGYYLSQVFITIAIVFAGTLTATLVALPLSFLAARNVMHAPLLRPVALLVRRLLDILRGIDMAIWGLIFVRAVGMGPLSGALAILMQDAGLLGKLYAEGHEAVERSPSRGLDAVGANSLQKHRFGIFTQSFPTFLALSLYQMESNVRSAAVLGFVGAGGIGLVYAENMRLWNWDVVMFITLILVVVVMLMDVLSAHLRRRYIIGKPLPLFEPESPTR, from the coding sequence ATGAACATCAATTCGCTTTTGGCCGTGGATGTCGCCACCATGAAACAACAATACCCGGTGTTGTTCAGCCAGCAACGTCGCTATGTATGGCGCATCGGGCTGATAGCGGCTGCGGTGCTGTTTTACTATCTGGCATTTCTGATGTTTTTTGGTATCCGCATTGACCAGTGGCTACACGGTTTTGGTGAACTGGGACGCTATTTTCTGCGTATGTTCGTATGGCACGATTTTCTCAACTGGCCATTGGGTTATTACCTGTCGCAGGTGTTTATCACCATCGCTATTGTGTTTGCCGGTACGCTGACCGCCACGCTGGTGGCATTGCCGTTGTCATTTCTGGCGGCGCGCAACGTGATGCACGCGCCACTGTTGCGGCCTGTCGCGTTGCTGGTGCGCCGTTTGCTGGATATTTTGCGTGGCATCGACATGGCGATTTGGGGGTTGATCTTTGTACGTGCGGTGGGGATGGGACCGCTGTCCGGCGCGCTGGCGATCCTGATGCAGGACGCCGGCCTGCTCGGCAAGCTCTATGCTGAAGGGCACGAAGCGGTGGAACGATCACCCAGCCGCGGGCTTGACGCCGTTGGCGCCAACAGCCTGCAAAAGCACCGTTTCGGCATTTTTACTCAGTCGTTCCCGACCTTTCTGGCGCTCAGCCTGTACCAAATGGAGTCGAACGTGCGCTCAGCCGCGGTGCTGGGGTTTGTGGGTGCAGGGGGGATCGGGCTGGTGTACGCGGAAAATATGCGATTATGGAACTGGGACGTGGTGATGTTTATCACCCTGATTCTGGTGGTGGTGGTGATGCTGATGGATGTGCTGTCTGCCCATTTGCGCCGGCGTTATATCATCGGTAAGCCGTTGCCGCTGTTTGAGCCGGAATCGCCAACACGCTGA
- a CDS encoding TonB-dependent receptor yields MKVRALYALTPLFLFAQADAADNTNKNENEIVVTASRTDTEKKDSPQVVTIITKEQIDQQRQITSDSSQILSNLLPAMAPSRQKMSGSGETFRGRAPLILVDGIPQSNPLRPTGREMHTIDFAMVDHIEVIHGASASNGIGATGGVINIITRRPEPGSFNQHFSVEATSPTSRLDGDTMSYKTTYGFSGREEYLDYLFSVSYEDQGLFLDGKNRPIGVDNTQGDLMDSRAYDVMAKVGYWLDNDQRVQLSLNRYQIKGKMDYLGIAGDRNNGIPTTSVSGRPVGDAPMNSVWTTSATYDNYNLAGMKFSSLAYYQNYESLFGADTSDSFQDVSLAPLKRLYDQSRVTSSRYGTKVTLTKDDIWDDYLKATVGFDTLFDTGKQDLWLTQRIYAPEMKYTDLSPFMQWDIKPVDSLKITTGVRYEYARLDIDSFRTVAASTVEKSNNSADVQGGRLSFNKTLYNVGAVWTTPYQPLSLFANYSQGFGIPDVGRTLREIKIPNQSVNMLLLEPIVTDNVETGFRIQKDPVEFELSYYRSTSKLGERVEDVNGTFQSKRQKTRIDGIETSLGYKVNDDHRLKVGYSHIQGWFDSDGNGSLDGKLDGLNIPPDRLTASWSANWTPQWSSFIQANYAFDRIMDKRQQDFNGYLLVDAAVGYKLPKGKVNLAVSNLFDREYITYYSQSAIVNSLRYFSGRGRTVTLGYSVDF; encoded by the coding sequence ATGAAAGTGCGGGCATTATATGCGTTGACGCCATTGTTTTTATTTGCACAGGCTGACGCAGCAGATAATACAAACAAAAATGAAAACGAAATAGTAGTGACGGCATCCCGAACGGATACTGAAAAGAAAGATTCGCCTCAGGTCGTGACGATTATTACCAAAGAACAGATCGACCAGCAGCGACAAATTACCAGTGATTCTTCCCAGATATTAAGTAATTTATTGCCGGCAATGGCGCCGAGCCGTCAGAAAATGAGTGGCAGCGGTGAAACTTTCCGTGGTCGCGCGCCGTTGATTCTGGTGGATGGTATTCCACAATCTAACCCATTGCGCCCCACCGGGCGCGAAATGCACACCATTGATTTTGCTATGGTGGACCACATCGAAGTGATTCACGGTGCCAGCGCCAGTAATGGCATCGGTGCGACCGGCGGCGTTATCAATATTATTACCCGTCGCCCGGAGCCAGGCTCGTTTAATCAGCATTTCAGCGTCGAGGCGACATCGCCAACCTCCAGACTGGATGGCGATACCATGAGCTATAAAACCACCTATGGGTTCAGTGGCCGTGAAGAGTATCTGGATTATCTGTTTTCAGTCAGTTATGAAGATCAGGGGCTGTTTCTTGATGGGAAAAATCGGCCTATCGGGGTTGATAATACTCAGGGCGATCTGATGGATTCCCGTGCCTATGATGTGATGGCGAAAGTCGGGTACTGGCTGGATAACGACCAGCGGGTACAGTTGAGCCTTAACCGTTATCAGATCAAGGGCAAAATGGACTATCTGGGGATCGCAGGCGACCGCAATAACGGCATCCCGACTACCTCAGTATCCGGGCGCCCGGTTGGCGATGCGCCGATGAACAGCGTCTGGACCACCAGCGCCACCTACGATAACTACAATCTGGCGGGTATGAAGTTCAGTTCACTGGCTTACTACCAGAATTATGAGTCGTTATTTGGTGCAGATACTTCCGATTCTTTTCAGGATGTTAGCCTCGCTCCGCTCAAGCGTCTGTATGACCAGTCTCGCGTAACGTCCAGCCGTTACGGCACAAAAGTAACGTTGACCAAAGACGATATCTGGGACGATTACCTGAAAGCGACCGTGGGCTTCGATACCCTGTTTGATACCGGCAAGCAGGATTTATGGTTGACTCAGCGCATCTATGCGCCTGAGATGAAGTACACCGATCTGTCGCCGTTTATGCAGTGGGACATTAAACCGGTGGATTCGTTGAAAATCACCACCGGAGTACGTTATGAGTATGCGCGTCTGGATATCGACAGCTTCCGTACCGTGGCGGCCAGTACCGTAGAAAAATCTAATAACAGCGCGGATGTGCAGGGCGGTCGCTTGAGTTTCAACAAGACGCTGTATAACGTCGGTGCGGTGTGGACCACGCCGTATCAGCCGCTAAGTCTGTTTGCCAACTACTCGCAGGGCTTCGGCATTCCCGATGTGGGTCGCACCTTGCGCGAGATTAAAATCCCAAATCAGTCGGTCAACATGTTGCTGCTGGAACCGATTGTGACGGATAACGTTGAAACCGGCTTCCGTATCCAGAAAGACCCGGTGGAGTTTGAACTGAGTTACTATCGCTCGACATCCAAGCTGGGCGAACGCGTAGAGGATGTGAACGGTACCTTCCAGAGCAAGCGTCAGAAAACCCGTATCGACGGTATCGAAACCTCATTGGGTTACAAAGTGAATGACGATCACCGCCTGAAAGTCGGTTATTCCCATATTCAGGGGTGGTTCGACAGCGATGGCAACGGCAGTCTCGATGGCAAGCTGGACGGGTTGAATATTCCGCCGGATCGCCTGACCGCCAGTTGGTCTGCGAATTGGACGCCGCAGTGGTCTTCCTTTATTCAGGCCAATTACGCCTTCGACAGAATTATGGATAAGCGTCAGCAGGACTTTAACGGTTATTTACTGGTGGATGCCGCCGTCGGTTATAAGTTACCGAAGGGTAAAGTTAATCTGGCTGTCTCCAATCTGTTTGACCGGGAATACATCACTTATTATTCGCAAAGCGCGATTGTGAATTCCCTGCGTTATTTCTCCGGTCGGGGAAGAACCGTGACATTAGGCTATAGCGTTGACTTCTGA
- a CDS encoding DHA2 family efflux MFS transporter permease subunit — MSHSVVPRWLVVVNVLLGTTTVSLNNSSLNPALPAFIEVFHIGPLLATWIVAAFMVSMGMTMPLTGYLGHRLGNKPLYLLGVALFITGSLLGALADSISLVIAARTVQGIASGLMIPLSLTLIFSVYPKQERGGITGVWGAIVMLAPALGPLCGGIMLEWFSWRALFAMNIPVGALALLMGLVVLPKTAPGGPKPFDLTGYLLVSAGIGLLMVATGRLHHAAALVNPLNLLMLLVAVVCLAAFVRVELRKREPLLNLRIFQLHGYRLSVVIAVVQSVGMFECLVLLPMLVQMVMGYSALWTGLALLCTALFASLFGKVGGNLLDRHGPARVVGCGVLLTALATIGLGMVGAQSSIGVVCGWMILRGIGLGLSYMPVTTAGLNVLPETLVTQGAAMNNISRRLVSSLAIVVASLYLEFRLADSGLAYDVVRASAISETFIATGVLIMLALPCALRFPSVSDDAAANALLAGASASQVGMREPR; from the coding sequence GTGTCTCATAGCGTCGTACCCCGCTGGCTGGTGGTGGTGAATGTGCTGCTCGGCACGACTACCGTCAGCCTGAATAACAGTTCGCTGAATCCGGCGTTGCCTGCATTTATTGAGGTGTTTCACATCGGGCCGTTGCTGGCTACCTGGATCGTCGCGGCGTTCATGGTCAGCATGGGGATGACCATGCCGCTGACGGGGTATCTCGGTCACCGGCTGGGCAATAAACCGCTCTACCTGCTGGGTGTGGCGCTGTTTATCACCGGTTCGCTGCTGGGCGCGCTGGCGGATTCCATCTCGCTGGTGATCGCCGCCCGTACGGTGCAGGGCATCGCCAGTGGGTTGATGATCCCGCTGTCGCTGACGCTGATTTTTTCGGTGTACCCCAAACAGGAACGCGGCGGCATTACCGGCGTCTGGGGCGCCATCGTGATGCTGGCTCCAGCGCTGGGACCGCTGTGCGGCGGCATTATGCTGGAGTGGTTTAGCTGGCGGGCGCTGTTCGCCATGAACATTCCTGTTGGTGCGCTGGCGCTGTTGATGGGGCTGGTGGTATTGCCGAAAACCGCACCGGGTGGGCCTAAACCGTTCGATCTGACCGGCTATCTACTGGTGTCCGCCGGTATTGGTTTGCTGATGGTGGCAACCGGGCGATTGCACCATGCCGCCGCACTGGTGAATCCGCTCAACCTGCTGATGCTGCTGGTAGCCGTGGTGTGCCTGGCGGCATTTGTCCGTGTCGAACTGCGCAAGCGCGAGCCGCTGCTCAATCTGCGTATTTTTCAACTGCACGGCTATCGGTTGAGCGTGGTGATTGCGGTAGTGCAGTCGGTCGGGATGTTCGAATGTCTGGTGCTGTTGCCGATGCTGGTGCAGATGGTAATGGGTTACAGCGCGCTCTGGACCGGGCTGGCGCTATTGTGCACGGCGTTGTTTGCCAGCCTGTTCGGCAAAGTTGGCGGCAACCTGCTTGATCGCCACGGTCCGGCGCGGGTAGTGGGGTGCGGCGTGTTGCTGACCGCGCTGGCGACCATCGGTTTAGGCATGGTGGGGGCGCAGTCATCCATTGGCGTGGTGTGCGGCTGGATGATACTGCGTGGCATCGGGCTGGGGTTGTCCTACATGCCGGTGACCACCGCCGGGTTGAATGTACTGCCGGAAACGCTGGTCACGCAGGGGGCGGCGATGAACAACATTTCACGGCGTCTGGTGTCATCGCTGGCGATCGTGGTGGCCTCGCTGTACCTCGAATTCCGGCTGGCGGACAGTGGGCTAGCGTACGACGTGGTGCGCGCTTCGGCCATCAGCGAAACCTTTATCGCCACTGGTGTGTTGATCATGCTGGCGCTGCCGTGCGCCTTGCGTTTTCCCTCGGTGAGCGATGATGCCGCAGCGAATGCCCTGTTGGCTGGCGCATCAGCATCGCAGGTGGGTATGCGGGAACCGCGCTAA
- a CDS encoding diaminobutyrate--2-oxoglutarate transaminase, giving the protein MVETQLVVRELVQRTNADYLERQEWFESNVRSYPRKLPLVIQQAQGVWVTDVDGNAYLDCLAGAGTLALGHNHPEVVASIQAFLASGLPMHTLDLTTPLKDAFCETLLAQLPGGENRYCLQFCGPSGADAVEAALKLAKTYTGRGGIISFSGGYHGMTHGALAVTGNTGPKDAVQNLMPGVQFLPYPHEYRCPLGLGGDAGVAALSHYFTAFIEDVERGMSLPAAVIVEAVQGEGGVNPAPASWLQTLREVTRRHGILLILDEVQAGFARTGSMFAFEQAGIEPDIVVMSKAVGGGLPMAVLGIRREFDVWKPGTHTGTFRGNQMAMATGKTTIDILLRDKLAEQAAVRGDWLKQQFTQLQTRFPCLGQVRGRGLMLGIEIVDERQPIQAGGGYPLDAELAMAIQQHCFRQGLLLERGGRQGNVIRLLPPLIITEEQCRSVVMRFEQALIEAVPKFRRR; this is encoded by the coding sequence ATGGTAGAAACACAATTGGTGGTTAGGGAGCTGGTGCAGAGAACCAATGCGGATTATCTCGAACGACAGGAATGGTTTGAATCCAACGTGCGCAGTTATCCGCGCAAACTGCCGCTGGTGATTCAGCAAGCGCAAGGCGTGTGGGTAACAGACGTAGACGGCAACGCATATCTGGATTGTCTGGCAGGTGCAGGCACGTTGGCGCTGGGGCATAACCATCCAGAGGTGGTTGCCAGTATTCAGGCGTTTCTGGCATCTGGACTGCCGATGCATACGCTGGATCTCACTACGCCGTTGAAAGATGCTTTCTGCGAAACCCTGCTGGCGCAACTGCCTGGCGGCGAGAACCGATATTGCCTGCAGTTTTGCGGCCCGTCGGGGGCGGATGCGGTTGAAGCCGCGTTGAAGCTGGCGAAAACCTATACCGGTCGTGGCGGCATTATCAGCTTCTCCGGCGGTTACCACGGCATGACCCACGGCGCGTTGGCTGTGACTGGCAATACCGGCCCTAAAGATGCGGTGCAGAATCTGATGCCCGGCGTCCAGTTCCTGCCTTATCCCCATGAATACCGCTGCCCGCTGGGGCTTGGCGGTGACGCAGGGGTAGCAGCGTTGAGTCATTATTTCACCGCGTTTATTGAAGATGTTGAGCGCGGTATGTCGCTGCCGGCTGCGGTGATTGTCGAAGCGGTGCAAGGCGAGGGCGGCGTCAACCCGGCACCTGCTAGCTGGTTGCAAACGTTGCGTGAAGTGACGCGTCGCCATGGCATTTTGCTGATTCTTGACGAGGTGCAGGCAGGGTTCGCCCGTACCGGCAGCATGTTCGCTTTCGAACAGGCTGGCATTGAGCCGGACATCGTCGTAATGTCGAAAGCGGTAGGCGGCGGCTTGCCCATGGCGGTGCTGGGCATTCGGCGCGAATTTGATGTCTGGAAGCCGGGCACTCACACCGGCACTTTCCGCGGCAACCAAATGGCCATGGCTACCGGCAAGACCACCATCGATATTCTGCTGCGTGACAAGCTGGCTGAGCAGGCAGCGGTCCGTGGTGACTGGCTAAAGCAACAGTTTACGCAACTGCAGACGCGTTTTCCTTGTCTGGGGCAGGTGCGCGGTCGTGGTCTGATGCTCGGCATTGAAATCGTGGATGAGCGTCAGCCAATACAGGCGGGCGGCGGTTATCCGCTGGATGCCGAACTGGCGATGGCTATCCAACAACACTGTTTCCGTCAGGGACTGCTGCTGGAACGAGGCGGACGACAAGGCAACGTGATCAGGTTGTTGCCACCGTTGATTATCACCGAGGAGCAATGCCGCAGCGTAGTGATGCGATTCGAACAGGCGCTAATTGAAGCAGTGCCAAAATTCCGACGTCGGTAA
- a CDS encoding IucA/IucC family protein, whose translation MNNRNHDVLSRMISEKAALHGLLNCLIKEFAIPEGYLRYEWPDEMKGIPPGAYFDGADWKGIPMVIGLPNQLQLFVMVDRCDTFGSQHYLSDVYLRQAQDDWQCPGFGSLVARLLAACEHIAGRKNPELYEQILQSQQLVSAIVSHNGSTCTDMPLQHYLHSEQGLWFGHPSHPAPKARLWPAHLGQTQWAPEFQARAALHLFEVPLDGLHIGANGLTPQQVLEGFADQHSASPGHAIICMHPVQAQLFMQDARVQQLLSDSIIRDLGQNGRVASPTASIRTWFIDGHDYFIKGSLNVRITNCVRKNAWYELESTVLIDLLFRQLLTHHADTLGGLAAAAEPGVVSWSPANASESDQHWFREQTGGILRENFCRRTGAECSIMAGTLFARGVDLQPMIQTFLRTHYGEVLDDAALLCWFDEYQTRLLRPVLSLFFNHGVVMEPHLQNSVLVHQHGLPQQVLLRDFEGVKLTDDLGIRHIGDEVHPRVRQSLLYSREQGWNRIMYCLFINHLSEAILALSHRRAHLAPLMWQRVQQQLRAIQAELKQPAPELEALIAGQPVACKTNLKVRLAAEADRQASYVRLPSPWGSAAQHNSTVQHNSTVQHSSAVQNSSTLAHSSGIAHGEVRQHAVRHSEVQHSEVQHG comes from the coding sequence ATGAACAACCGAAATCATGATGTTTTGTCCAGAATGATAAGCGAAAAAGCAGCCCTGCATGGGTTACTGAATTGTCTTATCAAAGAATTCGCCATACCGGAAGGGTATTTGCGATATGAATGGCCAGACGAAATGAAAGGGATTCCGCCGGGGGCCTATTTTGATGGTGCAGACTGGAAGGGCATTCCGATGGTTATTGGTTTGCCCAATCAACTGCAACTGTTTGTCATGGTGGACCGCTGCGACACCTTCGGCAGCCAGCATTACCTGTCTGATGTCTATCTGCGTCAGGCGCAGGATGACTGGCAATGCCCCGGTTTCGGCAGTCTGGTTGCACGTTTGCTGGCGGCGTGCGAGCACATCGCCGGGAGAAAAAACCCGGAGCTGTACGAACAGATTCTCCAGAGCCAGCAACTGGTTAGCGCCATTGTCAGCCACAATGGCAGTACGTGTACTGACATGCCGCTGCAGCACTATTTGCACAGCGAACAGGGATTGTGGTTTGGCCACCCCAGCCATCCTGCGCCGAAGGCGCGTTTGTGGCCGGCGCATCTCGGCCAGACGCAGTGGGCGCCGGAGTTTCAGGCTCGCGCGGCGTTGCACCTGTTCGAAGTTCCGCTTGACGGGTTGCATATCGGTGCCAACGGCCTGACGCCGCAACAGGTGCTGGAGGGGTTTGCCGACCAGCATTCAGCATCGCCTGGGCACGCCATCATCTGTATGCATCCGGTACAGGCGCAGCTATTTATGCAAGATGCGCGCGTACAGCAATTACTGAGCGATAGCATCATCCGTGATTTGGGGCAAAACGGACGCGTCGCCAGCCCGACGGCCTCTATTCGCACCTGGTTTATCGATGGTCACGATTACTTTATTAAAGGCTCGCTGAATGTTCGCATTACCAACTGCGTGCGTAAAAACGCCTGGTATGAACTGGAAAGCACGGTGCTGATCGACCTCCTGTTCCGGCAGTTGCTAACGCATCACGCCGACACGCTGGGCGGGTTGGCGGCGGCGGCTGAACCCGGCGTGGTGAGCTGGAGTCCGGCCAATGCCAGCGAGTCGGACCAGCACTGGTTCCGCGAGCAGACCGGCGGCATCCTGCGTGAGAATTTCTGTCGCCGCACCGGTGCAGAATGCAGCATCATGGCCGGTACATTGTTTGCCCGCGGCGTGGATTTACAGCCGATGATCCAAACCTTCCTGCGCACACACTATGGTGAGGTGCTGGATGACGCTGCGTTGCTGTGCTGGTTTGATGAGTATCAGACGCGGCTGCTGCGCCCGGTGCTGTCGCTGTTCTTCAATCACGGCGTGGTGATGGAACCCCATCTGCAAAACAGTGTGCTGGTGCATCAACACGGGCTGCCGCAGCAGGTGTTGTTGCGTGATTTTGAAGGCGTGAAGCTGACCGACGACCTCGGCATCCGCCATATCGGCGACGAGGTGCACCCACGCGTGCGTCAGTCGTTGTTGTACTCGCGTGAGCAGGGCTGGAATCGCATCATGTACTGCCTGTTTATTAACCACCTGTCTGAAGCCATTCTGGCCTTGAGCCACAGACGTGCGCATCTGGCGCCGTTGATGTGGCAACGGGTGCAGCAGCAACTGCGTGCTATTCAGGCTGAACTGAAACAACCTGCGCCGGAACTGGAGGCGTTGATCGCCGGTCAGCCGGTGGCGTGTAAAACCAATCTCAAGGTCCGACTGGCGGCAGAAGCTGATCGTCAGGCCAGCTATGTTCGCTTGCCGTCTCCCTGGGGCAGCGCGGCTCAGCATAACAGTACGGTTCAGCATAACAGTACGGTTCAGCATAGCAGCGCGGTCCAGAACAGCAGCACGCTCGCGCACAGCAGCGGCATAGCGCATGGCGAGGTTCGGCAGCACGCGGTACGGCATAGTGAGGTGCAACATAGCGAGGTGCAGCATGGCTAA
- the phnD gene encoding phosphonate ABC transporter substrate-binding protein, with protein sequence MKKTFTLTTLLASAVVSASVFAAQTPKTLNLGILGGQNATQQIGDNQCVKQFFDKELNVDTQLRNSSDYAGVIQGLLGKKIDLVLSMSPSSYASVYIKDPNAVDVVGIVVDDADQSRGYHSVVVVKADSPYQKLEDLKGKAFGFADPDSTSGYLIPNQAFKQQFGGSVDNKYNNFFSSVTFSGGHEQDILGVLNGQFDGAVTWASMIGDYNTGYTSGAFGRLIRMDHPDLMKQIRIIWQSSLIPNGPILVSNALPADFKAKLISAVKKLDTEDHACFIKAVGGKQHIGPASVDDYKTIIAMKRELTKGNR encoded by the coding sequence ATGAAGAAAACCTTTACGTTGACCACGTTGCTGGCAAGTGCGGTAGTGTCCGCCAGCGTATTCGCCGCACAAACCCCGAAAACGCTAAACCTGGGCATTCTTGGTGGGCAGAACGCCACCCAACAAATTGGCGATAACCAGTGCGTCAAACAATTTTTCGATAAAGAACTGAATGTCGATACTCAACTGCGCAACTCCTCCGATTACGCCGGTGTGATTCAGGGGCTGCTGGGTAAGAAGATTGATCTGGTACTGAGCATGTCGCCGTCGTCGTATGCCTCGGTATATATCAAGGACCCCAACGCGGTGGATGTGGTCGGCATCGTGGTGGATGACGCTGATCAGTCGCGCGGTTATCACTCGGTGGTGGTGGTCAAGGCCGATAGCCCGTACCAAAAGCTGGAAGATCTGAAAGGCAAAGCGTTCGGTTTCGCCGACCCGGATTCCACCTCCGGTTACCTGATTCCTAATCAGGCGTTTAAACAGCAATTCGGCGGCAGCGTTGATAACAAGTACAACAACTTCTTCTCCAGCGTCACCTTCTCCGGCGGGCATGAACAGGACATCCTCGGCGTGCTGAACGGTCAGTTTGACGGCGCGGTGACCTGGGCGTCGATGATTGGCGACTACAATACCGGCTACACCAGCGGCGCGTTTGGTCGTTTGATTCGAATGGACCACCCGGACCTGATGAAGCAGATTCGCATCATCTGGCAATCATCGTTGATCCCGAACGGTCCGATTCTGGTGAGTAATGCTTTGCCGGCTGATTTTAAAGCGAAATTGATTAGTGCAGTGAAGAAGCTGGATACAGAAGACCACGCGTGCTTTATCAAGGCGGTGGGAGGTAAACAGCACATCGGCCCGGCCAGTGTGGATGACTATAAAACCATTATCGCTATGAAGCGTGAACTGACCAAAGGCAACCGCTAA
- a CDS encoding type III PLP-dependent enzyme: MAKLPQHVHEVIVHLQQQQADPLAAFVYDLTALRQHVSEVMAALPPGVELYYAIKANSEKPILDAIAPLVHGFEISSGGEIDRVAGCATRKPFVFSGPGKLDSDFDLALQQGVEAMHVESRHEIARLQQRAKQHGVLQPVFIRINPELASSLTSKLAMAGTPTPFGIDEADLADAVRDVDNASHLQLKGFHVHAMSHQMSVDRHQQLLDLYLTRWPQWKALSAYPQHITHMNVGGGIGVPYLTPSRFDWPALCDYLQTWLAQQPDAPVVRFEPGRFISAYCGYYAIEVLDKKRSHGKHFLVCRGGTHQFRLPVAQGHDHPIIHLPLGSALATGETCDWTVVGQLCTPKDVLSRDQRLTDVNIGDLLVLPLAGAYGYNISHADFLCHPRPVQYFITDEGVITANGTSMDVTGAVCRVS, from the coding sequence ATGGCTAAGTTGCCCCAGCACGTTCACGAGGTGATTGTCCACCTGCAACAGCAACAGGCCGACCCGCTGGCCGCATTTGTGTATGACCTGACTGCGCTGCGCCAGCACGTCAGCGAGGTGATGGCGGCATTGCCGCCGGGTGTCGAACTCTATTACGCCATCAAAGCCAACAGCGAAAAACCGATTCTGGATGCGATTGCACCGCTGGTGCACGGGTTTGAAATTTCGTCGGGTGGCGAAATCGACCGCGTGGCCGGTTGTGCCACGCGCAAACCTTTCGTGTTCTCCGGGCCGGGCAAACTGGACTCGGATTTCGATCTGGCGCTGCAACAGGGCGTGGAAGCCATGCATGTAGAAAGCCGCCATGAGATTGCCCGCCTGCAACAGCGGGCGAAGCAGCATGGCGTGCTCCAGCCGGTGTTCATCCGCATCAATCCGGAACTGGCCTCGTCGCTGACCAGTAAACTGGCGATGGCTGGCACGCCGACGCCGTTCGGTATCGACGAAGCCGACCTGGCGGACGCGGTGCGCGATGTGGATAACGCCAGTCATCTGCAACTGAAAGGGTTCCATGTCCATGCCATGTCACACCAGATGAGCGTGGATCGCCATCAACAACTGCTGGATCTGTATCTGACACGCTGGCCGCAATGGAAAGCGTTGTCCGCGTATCCACAGCATATTACCCATATGAACGTAGGCGGCGGCATCGGCGTGCCGTACCTGACGCCATCGCGTTTCGACTGGCCGGCACTGTGCGATTACCTGCAGACGTGGCTGGCGCAACAACCCGATGCGCCGGTAGTCCGTTTTGAACCGGGGCGTTTCATCAGCGCCTACTGTGGTTATTACGCCATCGAGGTGCTGGATAAAAAGCGCAGCCACGGTAAACATTTTCTGGTTTGCCGCGGCGGTACCCATCAGTTCCGCCTGCCGGTAGCGCAAGGTCACGACCATCCGATTATTCACCTGCCACTGGGGTCAGCGCTGGCAACGGGGGAGACGTGCGACTGGACGGTGGTCGGCCAATTGTGCACGCCGAAAGATGTGCTCAGCCGCGATCAGCGTCTGACCGACGTCAACATCGGGGATCTGCTGGTGCTGCCGCTGGCAGGCGCCTACGGCTACAACATTTCTCATGCTGATTTCCTGTGTCATCCGCGCCCTGTGCAATATTTCATCACTGACGAAGGCGTTATCACGGCGAACGGCACCAGCATGGATGTAACCGGAGCGGTGTGCCGTGTCTCATAG
- the phnE gene encoding phosphonate ABC transporter, permease protein PhnE has translation MLNPDFERYYRHIRTQQKRESLIWTLALVVLYIGAGKLSEFNLHTLWTSFPHFFDYLAETLPVLHWRLLLADGHTEGSLAYWGYRLSIQLPLIWETLNLALAATVLSVAASVVLGFLAADNTLSPPGVRFAIRALVAFLRTMPELAWAVMFVMAFGIGVIPGFLALALHTIGSLTKLFYEAIETASERPVRGLAACGASVLQRMRFGLWPQVKPVVLSYSFMRLEINFRQSTILGLVGAGGIGQELMTNIKLDRYDQVSITMLLIIVVVSILDALSGWLRQRVVEGSK, from the coding sequence ATGCTGAACCCTGATTTTGAACGCTATTACCGGCACATACGCACGCAGCAAAAGCGCGAGTCGCTGATATGGACGCTGGCGCTGGTGGTGCTGTACATCGGTGCAGGTAAACTGTCCGAATTCAATCTGCATACCCTGTGGACGTCATTCCCTCATTTCTTCGACTATCTGGCCGAGACGCTGCCGGTGCTGCACTGGCGGTTGCTACTTGCTGACGGTCATACCGAAGGGTCGCTGGCATATTGGGGTTATCGTTTGTCTATTCAGCTACCGTTGATTTGGGAAACGCTCAATCTGGCGCTGGCGGCAACGGTGTTGTCAGTAGCTGCATCGGTGGTGCTGGGCTTTCTGGCGGCAGACAATACGCTCAGTCCACCGGGCGTCCGCTTCGCCATTCGTGCGCTGGTGGCGTTTTTGCGCACCATGCCGGAGCTGGCGTGGGCGGTGATGTTTGTGATGGCCTTCGGCATCGGTGTGATTCCTGGCTTTCTGGCGCTGGCGCTGCACACCATCGGCAGCCTGACCAAACTGTTTTATGAAGCTATCGAAACCGCATCGGAACGGCCAGTACGTGGGCTGGCCGCCTGTGGTGCCAGTGTGTTGCAGCGTATGCGTTTCGGGCTGTGGCCGCAGGTCAAGCCTGTCGTGCTGTCTTACAGCTTTATGCGGCTGGAAATTAATTTTCGCCAATCCACCATTCTTGGGCTGGTGGGTGCCGGGGGAATCGGGCAGGAACTGATGACCAATATCAAGCTGGATCGCTACGATCAGGTCAGTATCACCATGTTGCTAATCATCGTGGTAGTGTCGATTCTGGATGCGCTGTCTGGTTGGCTGCGGCAGCGGGTTGTGGAGGGCAGCAAATGA